The following coding sequences lie in one Arabidopsis thaliana chromosome 3, partial sequence genomic window:
- the NAXT1 gene encoding nitrate excretion transporter1 (nitrate excretion transporter1 (NAXT1); CONTAINS InterPro DOMAIN/s: Oligopeptide transporter (InterPro:IPR000109), Major facilitator superfamily, general substrate transporter (InterPro:IPR016196); BEST Arabidopsis thaliana protein match is: Major facilitator superfamily protein (TAIR:AT3G45660.1); Has 3186 Blast hits to 3120 proteins in 406 species: Archae - 0; Bacteria - 330; Metazoa - 443; Fungi - 265; Plants - 2106; Viruses - 0; Other Eukaryotes - 42 (source: NCBI BLink).) → MASSVTGDAETAISADSSTKRRGGGWITFPFMIATLLGLTIAAWGWLLNLIVYLIEEFNVKSIAAAQIANIVSGCICMVPAVAAIASDSFFGTIPVISVSAFISLMGVALLTLTASLDTLRPRPCETASILCQSPSKTQLGVLYTAITLASIGTGGTRFTLATAGANQYEKTKDQGSFFNWFFFTTYLAGAISATAIVYTEDNISWTLGFGLSVAANFFSFLVFVSGKRFYKHDKPLGSPFTSLLCVIFAALRKRKAVVSTNEKDYHNESITMPTKSFRFFNRAALKQEDEVKPDGTIRNPWRLCSVQQVEDFKAVIRIIPLALATIFLSTPIAMQLSLTVLQGLVMDRRLGPSFKIPAGSLQVITLLSTCLFIIVNDRVLYPFYQKLTGKHLTPLQRVGIGHAFNILSMAVTAIVEAKRLKIVQKGHFLGSSSVADMSVLWLFPPLVIVGIGEAFHFPGNVALCYQEFPESMRSTATSITSVVIGICFYTSTALIDLIQRTTAWLPDDINHGRVDNVYWILVIGGVLNLGYFLVCSWLYRYRNLKDDDHKQAANVSH, encoded by the exons ATGGCTAGTTCAGTTACTGGCGATGCAGAAACAGCGATATCAGCAGATTCAAGCACCAAACGCCGTGGTGGAGGTTGGATTACCTTTCCGTTTATGATAG CTACGTTGTTAGGCTTGACAATAGCTGCGTGGGGTTGGTTACTTAACTTGATCGTCTACCTGATCGAGGAATTCAACGTGAAGAGCATTGCAGCGGCTCAGATTGCTAATATTGTTAGTGGTTGTATCTGTATGGTTCCAGCTGTTGCAGCCATTGCATCTGACTCTTTCTTTGGAACCATTCCTGTTATCTCAGTTTCAGCTTTCATTTCTCTTATG GGTGTAGCTCTACTGACTCTAACTGCTTCACTTGACACTTTAAGACCTAGACCCTGCGAAACAGCTTCAATACTATGCCAGTCTCCTTCGAAAACCCAGCTCGGAGTCCTTTACACGGCCATAACTCTAGCCTCTATAGGAACAGGTGGGACACGGTTCACATTAGCAACTGCTGGTGCGAACCAGtatgaaaaaactaaagacCAAGGAAGCTTTTTCAACTGGTTTTTCTTCACAACATATCTAGCCGGAGCTATAAGTGCAACCGCCATTGTCTACACCGAAGACAATATCAGCTGGACCCTTGGGTTTGGTCTGTCTGTAGCCGCTaatttcttcagttttttggttttcgtCTCGGGGAAAAGATTCTACAAGCATGACAAGCCTTTGGGAAGTCCCTTCACAAGTCTACTATGCGTCATTTTCGCAGCATTACGCAAAAGAAAAGCTGTGGTTTCCACCAACGAAAAAGACTACCACAATGAATCAATCACAATGCCCACAAAGAGTTTCAG GTTCTTTAACCGTGCAGCATTGAAACAGGAAGACGAGGTAAAACCAGATGGCACAATTCGCAATCCATGGAGACTATGCAGCGTTCAACAAGTGGAAGATTTCAAAGCAGTCATAAGAATCATCCCTCTCGCCTTAGCCACAATATTCTTGAGCACTCCAATCGCAATGCAACTAAGCTTAACAGTTCTTCAAGGTCTGGTGATGGACCGGAGGCTTGGTCCTAGCTTCAAAATCCCTGCAGGCTCTCTCCAAGTCATAACACTTCTCTCCACTTGCCTATTTATCATAGTCAACGATAGGGTTCTCTATCCATTTTACCAAAAGTTAACGGGAAAGCACCTCACACCGCTCCAACGAGTTGGGATAGGCCATGCGTTCAACATTCTAAGCATGGCTGTGACTGCCATAGTTGAAGCAAAGCGATTAAAGATAGTACAGAAGGGTCATTTTCTCGGATCATCATCTGTTGCTGACATGTCAGTCTTATGGCTCTTCCCTCCTCTAGTCATAGTAGGAATCG GAGAGGCCTTCCATTTCCCAGGGAATGTAGCTCTGTGCTATCAAGAGTTTCCAGAGTCTATGAGAAGCACCGCAACATCGATAACCTCGGTGGTGATTGGGATATGTTTCTACACAAGCACTGCTTTGATAGATCTGATTCAAAGGACCACGGCGTGGTTACCAGATGACATAAACCATGGAAGAGTTGACAATGTTTACTGGATTTTAGTCATAGGAGGAGTCTTGAATCTTGGctattttcttgtgtgttcTTGGCTATACAGATACAGAAACCTCAAGGATGATGATCATAAGCAAGCTGCAAATGTCTCTCACTGA
- the MPK3 gene encoding mitogen-activated protein kinase 3 (mitogen-activated protein kinase 3 (MPK3); CONTAINS InterPro DOMAIN/s: Protein kinase, ATP binding site (InterPro:IPR017441), Serine/threonine-protein kinase domain (InterPro:IPR002290), Serine/threonine-protein kinase-like domain (InterPro:IPR017442), Protein kinase-like domain (InterPro:IPR011009), Serine/threonine-protein kinase, active site (InterPro:IPR008271), MAP kinase, conserved site (InterPro:IPR003527), Protein kinase, catalytic domain (InterPro:IPR000719), Tyrosine-protein kinase, catalytic domain (InterPro:IPR020635); BEST Arabidopsis thaliana protein match is: MAP kinase 6 (TAIR:AT2G43790.1); Has 124285 Blast hits to 122929 proteins in 4636 species: Archae - 100; Bacteria - 13249; Metazoa - 47024; Fungi - 12588; Plants - 30092; Viruses - 485; Other Eukaryotes - 20747 (source: NCBI BLink).): MNTGGGQYTDFPAVETHGGQFISYDIFGSLFEITSKYRPPIIPIGRGAYGIVCSVLDTETNELVAMKKIANAFDNHMDAKRTLREIKLLRHLDHENIIAIRDVVPPPLRRQFSDVYISTELMDTDLHQIIRSNQSLSEEHCQYFLYQLLRGLKYIHSANIIHRDLKPSNLLLNANCDLKICDFGLARPTSENDFMTEYVVTRWYRAPELLLNSSDYTAAIDVWSVGCIFMELMNRKPLFPGKDHVHQMRLLTELLGTPTESDLGFTHNEDAKRYIRQLPNFPRQPLAKLFSHVNPMAIDLVDRMLTFDPNRRITVEQALNHQYLAKLHDPNDEPICQKPFSFEFEQQPLDEEQIKEMIYQEAIALNPTYG; encoded by the exons ATGAACACCGGCGGTGGCCAATACACGGATTTTCCGGCGGTGGAAACTCACGGAGGACAGTTCATAAGTTACGATATCTTCGGTAGTTTATTCGAGATCACATCTAAGTATCGTCCTCCGATTATACCAATTGGTCGTGGAGCTTATGGAATCGTTTG CTCTGTGTTGGATACGGAGACGAACGAGCTAGtagcgatgaagaagatagcTAATGCTTTTGATAATCATATGGATGCTAAGCGTACGCTTCGTGAGATCAAGCTTCTTCGTCATCTTGATCATGAAAAC ATTATAGCTATAAGAGATGTTGTTCCACCACCACTAAGAAGACAGTTCAGTGATGTTTATATCTCTACTGAATTAATGGATACTGATCTTCATCAAATCATCAGATCTAACCAGAGTTTATCAGAAGAACACTGTCAG TACTTCTTGTACCAGCTACTTCGAGGACTGAAGTATATCCACTCAGCTAACATTATTCATAGGGATTTAAAGCCGAGCAATCTTCTGTTGAACGCGAATTGCGATTTAAAGATTTGTGATTTCGGTCTTGCTAGACCTACTTCAGAGAATGATTTTATGACTGAGTATGTTGTTACGAGATGGTATAGAGCACCTGAGCTTCTGTTGAACTCTTCAGATTACACAGCTGCTATTGATGTTTGGTCTGTTGGTTGTATCTTTATGGAGCTTATGAATAGAAAGCCTTTGTTCCCTGGTAAAGACCATGTTCATCAAATGCGCTTATTGACAGag TTGCTTGGCACACCGACAGAATCTGATCTCGGTTTTACTCACAATGAGGATGCGAAAAGATACATCCGGCAACTTCCCAACTTCCCACGTCAGCCCTTAGCTAAACTTTTCTCTCATGTTAACCCAATGGCCATTGATCTTGTTGACAGAATGTTGACGTTTGACCCCAACAGAAGAATCACTG TTGAACAAGCTCTGAATCACCAGTACCTTGCTAAATTGCACGACCCGAATGATGAGCCAATCTGTCAAAAGCCATTCTCTTTTGAGTTCGAACAACAGCCTCTGGATGAGGAACAGATAAAAGAGATGATCTACCAAGAAGCCATAGCACTCAATCCAACATACGGTTAG
- the NAXT1 gene encoding nitrate excretion transporter1 yields MASSVTGDAETAISADSSTKRRGGGWITFPFMIATLLGLTIAAWGWLLNLIVYLIEEFNVKSIAAAQIANIVSGCICMVPAVAAIASDSFFGTIPVISVSAFISLMGVALLTLTASLDTLRPRPCETASILCQSPSKTQLGVLYTAITLASIGTGGTRFTLATAGANQYEKTKDQGSFFNWFFFTTYLAGAISATAIVYTEDNISWTLGFGLSVAANFFSFLVFVSGKRFYKHDKPLGSPFTSLLCVIFAALRKRKAVVSTNEKDYHNESITMPTKSFRFFNRAALKQEDEVKPDGTIRNPWRLCSVQQVEDFKAVIRIIPLALATIFLSTPIAMQLSLTVLQGLVMDRRLGPSFKIPAGSLQVITLLSTCLFIIVNDRVLYPFYQKLTGKHLTPLQRVGIGHAFNILSMAVTAIVEAKRLKIVQKGHFLGSSSVADMSVLWLFPPLVIVGIGKDLIPDNNSFYEFRSIRPCSCFLVAGEAFHFPGNVALCYQEFPESMRSTATSITSVVIGICFYTSTALIDLIQRTTAWLPDDINHGRVDNVYWILVIGGVLNLGYFLVCSWLYRYRNLKDDDHKQAANVSH; encoded by the exons ATGGCTAGTTCAGTTACTGGCGATGCAGAAACAGCGATATCAGCAGATTCAAGCACCAAACGCCGTGGTGGAGGTTGGATTACCTTTCCGTTTATGATAG CTACGTTGTTAGGCTTGACAATAGCTGCGTGGGGTTGGTTACTTAACTTGATCGTCTACCTGATCGAGGAATTCAACGTGAAGAGCATTGCAGCGGCTCAGATTGCTAATATTGTTAGTGGTTGTATCTGTATGGTTCCAGCTGTTGCAGCCATTGCATCTGACTCTTTCTTTGGAACCATTCCTGTTATCTCAGTTTCAGCTTTCATTTCTCTTATG GGTGTAGCTCTACTGACTCTAACTGCTTCACTTGACACTTTAAGACCTAGACCCTGCGAAACAGCTTCAATACTATGCCAGTCTCCTTCGAAAACCCAGCTCGGAGTCCTTTACACGGCCATAACTCTAGCCTCTATAGGAACAGGTGGGACACGGTTCACATTAGCAACTGCTGGTGCGAACCAGtatgaaaaaactaaagacCAAGGAAGCTTTTTCAACTGGTTTTTCTTCACAACATATCTAGCCGGAGCTATAAGTGCAACCGCCATTGTCTACACCGAAGACAATATCAGCTGGACCCTTGGGTTTGGTCTGTCTGTAGCCGCTaatttcttcagttttttggttttcgtCTCGGGGAAAAGATTCTACAAGCATGACAAGCCTTTGGGAAGTCCCTTCACAAGTCTACTATGCGTCATTTTCGCAGCATTACGCAAAAGAAAAGCTGTGGTTTCCACCAACGAAAAAGACTACCACAATGAATCAATCACAATGCCCACAAAGAGTTTCAG GTTCTTTAACCGTGCAGCATTGAAACAGGAAGACGAGGTAAAACCAGATGGCACAATTCGCAATCCATGGAGACTATGCAGCGTTCAACAAGTGGAAGATTTCAAAGCAGTCATAAGAATCATCCCTCTCGCCTTAGCCACAATATTCTTGAGCACTCCAATCGCAATGCAACTAAGCTTAACAGTTCTTCAAGGTCTGGTGATGGACCGGAGGCTTGGTCCTAGCTTCAAAATCCCTGCAGGCTCTCTCCAAGTCATAACACTTCTCTCCACTTGCCTATTTATCATAGTCAACGATAGGGTTCTCTATCCATTTTACCAAAAGTTAACGGGAAAGCACCTCACACCGCTCCAACGAGTTGGGATAGGCCATGCGTTCAACATTCTAAGCATGGCTGTGACTGCCATAGTTGAAGCAAAGCGATTAAAGATAGTACAGAAGGGTCATTTTCTCGGATCATCATCTGTTGCTGACATGTCAGTCTTATGGCTCTTCCCTCCTCTAGTCATAGTAGGAATCGGTAAGGATTTGATTCCGGATAATAATTCATTCTACGAGTTCAGATCAATCCGAccatgttcttgttttttggttgCAGGAGAGGCCTTCCATTTCCCAGGGAATGTAGCTCTGTGCTATCAAGAGTTTCCAGAGTCTATGAGAAGCACCGCAACATCGATAACCTCGGTGGTGATTGGGATATGTTTCTACACAAGCACTGCTTTGATAGATCTGATTCAAAGGACCACGGCGTGGTTACCAGATGACATAAACCATGGAAGAGTTGACAATGTTTACTGGATTTTAGTCATAGGAGGAGTCTTGAATCTTGGctattttcttgtgtgttcTTGGCTATACAGATACAGAAACCTCAAGGATGATGATCATAAGCAAGCTGCAAATGTCTCTCACTGA